One Natator depressus isolate rNatDep1 chromosome 6, rNatDep2.hap1, whole genome shotgun sequence DNA window includes the following coding sequences:
- the LAT gene encoding LOW QUALITY PROTEIN: linker for activation of T-cells family member 1 (The sequence of the model RefSeq protein was modified relative to this genomic sequence to represent the inferred CDS: inserted 2 bases in 1 codon): MEAVSLAGVLWAFVLVLPAVLATALCIGCRDTGSPGKSSSRPPLPPPLTLRPALSPAHGAQAXGDYEYKPPPCVPPNSFMVLTRANYPSRNQIKQQPVAPAEQFLSIPRSPQAPQSRQVSFTRTETDNDSVPSYENEERPRGDDDDDNDYNNELYITGYVEVLPDSITETSPKEVVTSGPELRDSVSSVAMGDEYENVPEAQRESLADSLEYVNMPEPGSSIPDAHYGASNRESEDDGPDYENLHR, translated from the exons ATGGAGGCCGTCTCTCTGGCCGGGGTGCTCTGGGCTTTCGTGCTGGTTCTCCCGGCAGTGCTGGCCACGGCGCTCTGCATCGGCTGCAGGGACACCGGCTCCCCTGGTAAGTCCAGCTccaggc cccccctgcccccacccctaacGCTGCGCCCTGCTCTCTCGCCAGCCCACGGTGCCCAGGC TGGGGACTACGAGTACAA ACCCCCACCTTGTGTTCCCCCCAACAGCTTCATGGTGCTGACCCGAGCCAACT ATCCCTCCAGGAACCAGATCAAACAGCAACCGGTGGCTCCCGCTGAGCAGTTCCTGTCCATCCC GCGATCCCCACAGGCACCCCAGAGCCGCCAAGTCTCCTTCACCAGGACAGAGACCGACAACG acAGCGTCCCCAGCTACGAGAACGAGG AGCGACCCCGTGGGGATGACGACGACGACAATGACTATAACAACGAGCTCTACATCACCGGCTACGT ggagGTGCTTCCCGACAGCATCACGGAGACGTCCCCCAAAGAGGTGGTCACCTCGGGGCCAGAGCTCAGGGACAGCGTGTCCTCAG TGGCAATGGGGGATGAGTACGAGAACGTGCCGGAGGCCCAGAGGGAGTCGCTGG CTGACAGCCTGGAGTACGTCAACATGCCAGAGCCTGGATCCAGCATCCCTGACGCCCACTAtg GCGCCAGCAACCGGGAGAGCGAGGACGACGGCCCCGACTACGAGAACCTGCACCGCTGA